A single window of Pectobacterium parmentieri DNA harbors:
- a CDS encoding RNA polymerase sigma factor FliA, producing the protein MSDLYTAEGTMDKNSLWKRYVPLVRHEALRLQVRLPASVELDDLLQAGGIGLLSAVERYDSLQGTAFTTYAVQRIRGSMLDELRSRDWAPRSVRRNAREVAQAMQQAEQQLGRTPTEQEVAQTLNITLEDYRQILLDTNNTQLFSYDEWREEHGDSAEALLEGNEDANPLHQLMEGNLRHRVMDAIESLPEREKLVLTLYYQEELNLKEIGAVLEVGESRVSQLHSQAIKRLRVKLMNDV; encoded by the coding sequence GTGAGCGATTTGTATACCGCCGAAGGCACAATGGATAAGAATTCCCTTTGGAAGCGCTATGTTCCACTAGTGCGCCATGAAGCCTTGCGTTTACAGGTTCGTCTCCCCGCGAGCGTTGAACTTGACGATCTGCTACAGGCTGGCGGTATTGGCCTGCTCAGTGCGGTCGAACGCTATGATTCGTTGCAAGGTACGGCGTTTACCACTTATGCCGTTCAACGAATTCGTGGCTCGATGCTGGATGAATTACGCAGTCGTGATTGGGCTCCACGCAGCGTCCGGCGTAATGCGCGGGAAGTGGCACAAGCAATGCAACAGGCTGAACAACAACTCGGTCGTACTCCAACGGAGCAAGAAGTTGCGCAGACGTTGAACATCACGCTTGAGGATTATCGTCAGATATTGCTGGATACGAACAATACCCAACTTTTTTCTTACGATGAATGGCGTGAAGAACACGGTGATAGCGCAGAGGCGTTACTGGAAGGCAATGAAGATGCGAATCCATTGCATCAACTGATGGAAGGCAACTTGCGCCATCGTGTGATGGATGCAATTGAAAGTCTGCCAGAGCGTGAGAAGTTGGTGTTGACGCTCTACTATCAGGAAGAGTTGAACCTGAAAGAGATCGGTGCCGTTCTTGAAGTCGGAGAGTCGAGAGTCAGTCAGTTGCACAGTCAGGCGATAAAGCGCCTGCGCGTGAAATTAATGAATGATGTTTAA
- a CDS encoding class I SAM-dependent methyltransferase, translated as MNTPNSPMDPPDNAIPPVNNMTALISDDMAQHNQAIAQSYDRQVYESGAFSFSSPGHLRAAAQLFGLESVPLAQARVLELGCAGGGNLLPFALAYPQAHVVGVDLSTMQVEQGQELVAALGIKNLHLQAMSLTDITPEFGEFDYIIAHGVFSWIPPEVRNGMLRVMRENLSPNGIAYISYNTYPGWKAGDIVRDAMLLHSHGLQDDETRLNSAKAVLNLLSKGIASNNAMSTALVNVVNHLSAQSDHYITHEYLETFNSPCYLLEFADLLQQNGLEHVGDAEIHTELAIIYGEHVQLNHSLVAMGQPRVLRQQYLDFAIGRNFRKSIVVHQQRAEQVRVSPDLEQLADLRWAGYFEETSPAEATPKGMRRFVNHNNNDLLTRSKTMLAVIQSLTEAWPATLDVDTLAAKVKVTLGNSDDTEMRQAVLAELQLLFRLGRLRYTLDTGPYDHYDKTAAMAKPKLVASLAYLVAKRHEQGLGIKIHNLWHETVNLALNDAERFLLPNLDGSRSTMELRTLLRDALYQGWVPNTDGIYLKGQRNLDAIAGEILNKLLKVLHKTALLLS; from the coding sequence TTGAATACCCCAAACTCCCCAATGGATCCGCCTGACAATGCGATACCGCCCGTAAACAACATGACGGCTCTTATTTCTGACGATATGGCGCAGCACAATCAAGCGATTGCGCAGTCATATGATCGTCAGGTCTATGAATCAGGCGCCTTTTCTTTTTCTTCTCCCGGCCACCTGCGCGCTGCTGCACAGCTTTTTGGGTTGGAGAGTGTTCCGCTGGCTCAGGCCAGAGTGCTTGAGTTAGGGTGTGCAGGTGGGGGAAATCTGTTGCCGTTTGCGCTGGCCTATCCTCAAGCTCATGTAGTTGGCGTTGATTTGTCAACGATGCAAGTCGAGCAAGGGCAGGAATTAGTTGCCGCGCTTGGGATAAAAAATCTGCATTTGCAGGCTATGAGCCTAACCGATATTACCCCTGAATTCGGTGAATTTGATTATATTATTGCCCACGGCGTATTTAGCTGGATTCCGCCAGAAGTGCGTAACGGAATGTTGCGTGTTATGCGCGAGAATTTGTCCCCGAATGGGATCGCCTATATCAGTTACAACACTTATCCAGGATGGAAGGCGGGAGACATTGTTCGTGATGCTATGTTATTGCATAGTCATGGGTTGCAGGATGATGAAACGCGGTTAAATAGTGCCAAGGCGGTATTAAATTTATTATCTAAAGGGATCGCTAGCAATAACGCGATGTCAACAGCGTTAGTTAATGTTGTTAACCATCTCAGTGCACAGTCCGATCATTATATTACTCACGAATACCTTGAAACATTCAATTCTCCCTGCTATTTGCTCGAATTTGCTGATTTGCTACAGCAAAATGGGTTGGAACATGTAGGGGATGCTGAAATTCACACTGAATTAGCAATAATCTATGGGGAGCACGTCCAGCTAAACCACAGTTTGGTCGCTATGGGGCAACCGCGCGTCCTGCGCCAGCAATATCTGGATTTTGCTATTGGACGCAACTTTCGAAAGAGTATTGTTGTGCACCAGCAGCGAGCTGAGCAAGTACGGGTCAGTCCCGATCTTGAACAGTTGGCGGATTTACGTTGGGCTGGGTATTTTGAGGAAACATCACCAGCGGAGGCTACTCCTAAGGGGATGCGCCGCTTTGTTAACCACAATAATAACGATTTGCTCACTCGTAGTAAAACGATGCTGGCGGTGATCCAATCTCTGACGGAAGCATGGCCTGCTACCCTTGATGTCGATACGTTAGCTGCAAAAGTCAAGGTTACCCTGGGCAATAGTGATGATACCGAAATGCGTCAGGCGGTCTTGGCTGAGTTGCAGTTGTTGTTCCGCCTTGGTCGACTACGGTATACATTAGATACTGGCCCATACGATCATTATGATAAAACAGCGGCCATGGCTAAGCCGAAATTGGTAGCCTCTCTGGCTTATCTGGTTGCAAAGCGGCATGAGCAAGGTCTCGGTATCAAAATTCATAACCTCTGGCATGAAACTGTTAATCTAGCCTTGAATGATGCTGAGCGCTTCTTATTACCTAATTTGGATGGCAGTCGCTCAACGATGGAATTACGTACCTTATTACGTGATGCGCTGTATCAGGGATGGGTGCCAAACACTGACGGTATTTACCTTAAAGGGCAACGTAATTTGGATGCAATAGCGGGTGAAATACTCAATAAGTTACTAAAAGTTCTGCATAAAACCGCATTGCTTCTGTCATAA
- a CDS encoding FliC/FljB family flagellin — MMAVINTNSLSLTAQNNLNKSQSALGTAIERLSSGFRINSAKDDAAGQAIANRFTANIKGLTQAARNANDGISVAQTTEGALNEINNNLQRIRELAVQAANGSNQDVDLDSVQSEIQQRLDEIDRVSSQTQFNGVKVLASDQGLKIQVGANDNETITINLKEISSKSLGLGGFSVSDNALPVSDALKQVAGAASTDPLQNVNLSGAASKLGVSDNSLTLHAVTGTDGKPTNNYVVKSGSDYYAASVNETTGAVTLNVAKVAYQDTDNGVATDVTLSNQLVKVGVDSAGTVTGYSEIQGRNFALAAGSLANGGSAAATDFDNTGTAINLSGASKTNEFAGVASVNPLAKLDKALSQVDSLRSDLGAIQNRFESTVTNLNNTVNNLTSARSRIQDADIATEVSNMSKNQILQQAGTSVLAQANQVPQTVLSLLR; from the coding sequence ATTATGGCAGTTATCAATACTAACAGCCTGTCTCTGACAGCTCAAAACAACCTGAATAAATCTCAGTCTGCACTGGGTACAGCTATCGAGCGTCTGTCTTCTGGCTTCCGTATCAACAGTGCTAAAGACGATGCTGCGGGTCAGGCTATCGCTAACCGCTTCACCGCTAACATCAAAGGTCTGACTCAGGCTGCTCGTAACGCTAACGATGGTATCTCTGTTGCACAGACTACTGAAGGCGCGTTGAACGAAATCAACAACAACTTGCAGCGTATCCGTGAACTGGCAGTGCAGGCCGCTAACGGTTCTAACCAAGATGTTGACCTGGATTCAGTTCAGAGTGAAATCCAGCAGCGTTTAGATGAAATTGACCGCGTATCTTCACAAACGCAGTTCAACGGCGTGAAAGTATTGGCTAGCGACCAAGGGTTGAAAATCCAGGTTGGTGCTAACGATAACGAAACTATCACTATTAACCTTAAAGAAATCAGTTCTAAATCTTTAGGTTTAGGTGGCTTCTCAGTATCTGATAACGCATTACCAGTTTCTGATGCATTGAAACAAGTCGCTGGTGCTGCTTCAACAGATCCTTTACAAAATGTGAATCTTTCTGGGGCCGCAAGCAAATTGGGAGTTAGTGATAACTCTCTGACTTTGCATGCAGTTACTGGTACTGATGGTAAACCTACTAATAATTATGTCGTTAAATCTGGCTCTGATTATTACGCTGCGTCTGTTAACGAAACTACTGGTGCGGTAACGTTGAACGTTGCTAAAGTCGCTTATCAAGATACAGATAACGGAGTTGCTACAGACGTTACGTTATCAAATCAGTTAGTGAAAGTCGGTGTAGATAGTGCCGGTACAGTCACAGGGTATTCTGAGATTCAGGGCCGTAATTTCGCGCTTGCAGCGGGAAGTTTGGCCAATGGTGGTTCGGCGGCTGCAACAGATTTTGATAACACCGGAACCGCGATTAATCTTAGCGGCGCTTCTAAGACTAATGAATTCGCTGGTGTTGCTAGTGTTAATCCTTTAGCGAAACTGGATAAAGCTTTATCTCAGGTTGACTCCTTACGTAGTGATCTGGGTGCGATTCAAAACCGTTTTGAATCTACAGTAACTAACCTGAACAATACGGTAAATAACCTGACCTCTGCTCGTAGCCGTATCCAGGATGCGGATATTGCGACTGAAGTCTCTAACATGAGCAAAAACCAGATCCTGCAACAGGCTGGTACTTCTGTGTTGGCACAGGCTAACCAGGTTCCACAGACCGTTCTGTCTCTGCTGCGTTAA
- the fliD gene encoding flagellar filament capping protein FliD, protein MANISFTGSTSGFTAVLDQLTTFEQSRITPVNNQKKTYQSRDTAFDTLKTALTKLESANEALAKANSINKTSITSGESKAFTATTSSSASSGSYSIEVENLAAAHSLLSSEFSSSKDPLGTTTDGGTRTLTISQPGQEKPLEIQLTDKQTSLEGIRDAINKTNGSVSASIIKADDNTYYLALTAKDTGTQAKMTVSVTGDTLLNSKLNYTPDDGAGSGAMKQQAAAENAVVKLNGITITRQSNTVTDAVDGVSLNLKAESAPGTTEKLTIATDTAPMKKAIQEWVDAYNSLQTTIGNVTHFTAADPNTATPDSSNGVLLGNSTVRGIQTTLKTQISSAQSGMSISTLNEMGIKQNPKDGKLEIDATKLQTSLAEKSSSVTEFFVGDGKKTGFATQVNTYLDGVLDTSTGDKKGAIQIAKDSIADTLKTIEKTRVRTQLSIDDTIARYKSQFSKLDKLVSDLNSTGDFLTKQFAALTKSQ, encoded by the coding sequence ATGGCTAATATCAGCTTTACAGGCTCCACCAGCGGTTTTACCGCTGTTCTGGATCAGTTGACCACATTCGAACAGTCACGCATTACTCCGGTTAACAACCAGAAAAAAACCTATCAAAGCCGTGATACGGCTTTCGATACGCTGAAAACCGCGCTGACCAAGCTGGAATCTGCTAACGAAGCCTTGGCCAAAGCAAATAGCATTAATAAAACGTCAATAACAAGTGGCGAAAGTAAAGCGTTTACCGCAACCACGTCCAGCAGTGCTTCTTCTGGCTCGTACAGCATTGAAGTAGAAAATCTGGCAGCGGCACATTCTTTACTTTCATCCGAATTTTCCAGCAGCAAAGACCCACTTGGTACAACCACTGACGGCGGCACACGCACCCTCACTATCAGCCAACCAGGTCAAGAAAAACCGTTGGAAATTCAACTGACGGACAAACAAACCTCATTAGAGGGTATCCGTGATGCGATCAACAAAACAAACGGTAGCGTAAGCGCTAGCATTATCAAAGCCGATGACAACACTTATTATTTAGCGCTTACTGCAAAAGATACGGGGACCCAAGCCAAAATGACCGTTAGCGTCACTGGCGATACCCTATTAAATAGTAAACTGAACTATACCCCAGATGACGGTGCCGGCTCTGGCGCAATGAAACAGCAAGCTGCTGCTGAAAATGCCGTGGTTAAACTAAATGGTATTACTATTACTCGCCAAAGTAATACCGTCACCGATGCCGTTGACGGCGTATCATTGAACCTAAAAGCTGAGAGTGCGCCAGGTACAACAGAAAAACTTACGATTGCCACCGACACCGCTCCGATGAAGAAAGCGATTCAAGAATGGGTCGATGCTTATAATTCACTGCAGACAACTATTGGCAATGTGACACATTTTACAGCCGCAGATCCTAATACCGCTACGCCAGACAGTAGCAATGGTGTGCTACTTGGCAACAGTACGGTACGTGGTATTCAGACCACGTTGAAAACGCAAATCTCTAGCGCACAAAGCGGAATGAGTATCAGCACGCTAAATGAAATGGGTATTAAGCAAAACCCTAAAGATGGTAAGTTGGAGATTGACGCAACCAAATTGCAAACCTCACTGGCTGAAAAATCAAGTAGCGTAACAGAGTTTTTCGTCGGCGATGGCAAAAAAACCGGGTTTGCGACTCAAGTTAATACCTACCTGGATGGCGTCTTAGACACAAGTACGGGCGACAAAAAAGGCGCAATTCAAATCGCTAAAGACAGTATCGCAGATACATTAAAAACGATAGAAAAAACGAGAGTTCGCACCCAACTGAGTATTGATGACACCATCGCTCGCTACAAGTCACAGTTCTCCAAATTAGATAAGCTGGTTTCAGACCTGAATAGCACAGGCGACTTTTTAACCAAGCAATTTGCTGCGTTAACTAAAAGCCAATAA
- the fliS gene encoding flagellar export chaperone FliS produces MYSKTGTQAYAQVGVESAVMSANPHQLIVMLFDGAKSSMVRARILLEQGDIPGKGAALSKAINIISNGLKVGLDMEKGGELSENLSALYDYMTQRLMIANLHNDVKVIEEVETLLENIASAWRQIGPNYHPSQEK; encoded by the coding sequence ATGTATAGCAAAACCGGCACGCAAGCCTATGCCCAAGTTGGTGTAGAAAGTGCGGTAATGAGTGCAAACCCACACCAACTTATTGTTATGCTGTTTGATGGCGCAAAAAGTTCGATGGTGCGTGCCCGTATTTTACTGGAACAAGGTGACATTCCAGGTAAAGGAGCAGCCCTATCAAAAGCCATCAATATCATTAGCAATGGCCTAAAAGTTGGGCTAGATATGGAGAAAGGTGGCGAGCTGTCGGAAAATTTATCAGCGCTGTATGACTATATGACGCAACGCCTGATGATCGCTAACCTCCACAATGATGTGAAGGTGATAGAGGAAGTTGAAACTTTACTGGAAAACATAGCCAGTGCCTGGCGTCAAATTGGTCCTAACTATCATCCGTCTCAGGAAAAATAG
- the fliT gene encoding flagella biosynthesis regulatory protein FliT codes for MSSLHQLFKDYQQLQTLSRKILALASGGQWDELVDQEIVYVQLVENLTKRPLPTDLDSVMQLHFRRILREILENESQIKELLRKRMDDLSLLMKNSLAQQNINTAYGEFSE; via the coding sequence ATGAGCAGTCTCCATCAACTTTTTAAAGATTATCAGCAACTGCAAACGCTCAGCCGTAAAATTCTTGCATTAGCATCAGGTGGTCAATGGGATGAATTGGTTGATCAGGAGATTGTTTACGTCCAATTGGTTGAAAATCTCACTAAAAGACCGCTCCCAACCGATCTTGACAGTGTCATGCAACTACATTTTCGCCGAATTTTACGTGAAATTCTTGAGAATGAATCTCAAATCAAGGAACTGTTACGTAAAAGAATGGATGACCTCAGTTTGCTAATGAAAAATTCGCTTGCACAGCAAAACATTAATACTGCCTATGGTGAGTTTTCCGAGTAA
- the fliE gene encoding flagellar hook-basal body complex protein FliE: MSIQGIDGVLQQMQVKALQASGTPIARPSVEPGFASELKAAIDKISDTQQVARAQGEKFTMGVPGVALNDVMVDLQKSSISMQMGIQVRNKLVSAYQEVMNMSV, from the coding sequence ATGTCGATTCAAGGTATTGATGGCGTTTTACAACAAATGCAGGTCAAAGCTCTACAAGCCTCGGGTACGCCAATAGCCAGGCCGTCGGTAGAACCTGGTTTTGCCAGTGAGTTGAAAGCGGCGATTGATAAGATCAGCGATACGCAACAGGTAGCTCGTGCGCAAGGCGAAAAATTCACCATGGGCGTGCCGGGTGTCGCATTGAATGATGTGATGGTGGATTTGCAAAAGTCATCCATTTCAATGCAGATGGGTATTCAGGTGCGTAATAAACTGGTGTCTGCGTATCAGGAAGTGATGAATATGTCTGTGTAA
- the fliF gene encoding flagellar basal-body MS-ring/collar protein FliF, whose amino-acid sequence MNASLTGSATGKNSFGEILNRLRANPKIPLLIAAAATIAIVVALTLWAKGPDYRVLYSNINDRDGGAIVSELTKLNIPYRFAENGGAIMIPAANVYETRLRLAQLGLPKGGAVGFELLDKEKFGISQFSEQINYQRALEGELSRTIETLGPVQNARVHLAIPKPSLFVREQKSPSSSVTLTLQPGRALDEGQINSIVYMVSSSVAGLPPDNVTVVDQTGRLLTQAGGSGRDMNAAQLKYSNEVEAMYQRRIESIIAPMVGMGNVHAQVTAQIDFSAREQTDEQYQPNQPPDKAAVRSQQTSQSEQKGGPNVGGVPGALTNQPAPAPTAPIATPPNNANNQAGAGQQNQNNAGGTQANANAVIQTSNVRNDATTNYEVDKTILHTKHSTGGVKRLSAAVIVNYQPPGEDGKPVALTEDQIKQIETVAREAMGFSTERGDTLNVVNTPFMDNTEGSSELPFWQKQAFFDLLMEAGRWLLVLIVAWILWRKLVRPQLRKKELQQEAALAAASLNKGNDDDVVVNLSTSEIEQQRKSQQRVSAEMQSNRIRELAENDPRVVALVIRQWMSTEL is encoded by the coding sequence ATGAACGCCTCATTAACCGGCTCCGCTACCGGTAAAAACAGCTTTGGCGAAATACTCAACCGGTTACGCGCCAATCCGAAAATTCCGCTATTGATCGCAGCCGCTGCGACAATTGCCATTGTCGTCGCGCTGACTCTATGGGCTAAAGGCCCTGATTATCGGGTTCTTTATAGCAATATAAATGACCGTGATGGCGGTGCGATTGTCAGCGAATTAACAAAGCTGAATATTCCTTATCGCTTTGCGGAGAATGGCGGAGCTATCATGATTCCCGCCGCGAATGTCTATGAGACCCGCCTGCGACTTGCCCAATTAGGGCTGCCAAAAGGGGGCGCGGTTGGCTTTGAATTGCTTGATAAAGAAAAATTTGGCATCAGCCAATTCAGCGAGCAGATTAATTACCAACGTGCGCTGGAAGGCGAACTATCCAGAACGATAGAAACTCTCGGTCCCGTTCAGAATGCACGAGTTCACCTTGCCATACCTAAGCCGTCACTGTTCGTGCGTGAGCAAAAATCGCCCTCTTCTTCTGTCACCCTGACATTACAACCAGGCCGAGCATTAGACGAAGGGCAGATAAATTCTATCGTTTACATGGTCTCTAGCAGCGTTGCTGGCCTGCCGCCGGATAACGTCACTGTCGTCGATCAAACCGGACGCCTGTTAACTCAGGCTGGTGGCAGCGGCCGCGACATGAATGCGGCACAGCTTAAATATAGCAATGAAGTCGAGGCAATGTACCAGCGTCGGATAGAATCCATTATTGCGCCAATGGTCGGTATGGGGAACGTGCATGCGCAGGTCACTGCGCAAATCGATTTTTCCGCTCGTGAACAAACCGACGAGCAGTATCAACCCAATCAGCCACCGGATAAAGCTGCGGTTCGTTCTCAACAAACCAGCCAGAGCGAGCAGAAAGGAGGCCCGAACGTAGGAGGCGTTCCTGGTGCATTGACCAATCAGCCCGCACCAGCGCCAACAGCCCCTATCGCGACACCGCCGAATAATGCAAACAATCAGGCTGGGGCTGGCCAGCAAAATCAAAACAATGCAGGTGGCACACAAGCCAATGCTAATGCCGTTATTCAGACATCAAATGTTCGTAATGATGCGACAACAAATTATGAAGTCGACAAGACGATTTTGCATACCAAACACAGCACTGGTGGTGTAAAACGCTTGTCTGCAGCCGTTATCGTTAATTACCAACCTCCTGGTGAGGATGGCAAACCCGTAGCGCTGACGGAAGATCAGATTAAACAGATTGAAACGGTCGCGCGTGAAGCAATGGGCTTTTCAACTGAACGTGGTGATACCTTAAATGTCGTTAACACGCCATTTATGGACAATACCGAAGGCTCTAGTGAACTCCCCTTCTGGCAAAAACAGGCATTTTTCGATCTCCTGATGGAAGCCGGGCGTTGGCTACTTGTTCTGATTGTTGCCTGGATCCTGTGGCGTAAGTTGGTTCGTCCACAGTTGCGGAAAAAAGAACTGCAACAAGAAGCAGCACTGGCTGCAGCCAGTCTGAATAAAGGCAATGATGATGATGTTGTTGTTAACCTCAGTACCTCTGAAATTGAACAACAGCGGAAATCTCAGCAACGCGTCAGTGCAGAAATGCAAAGTAACCGCATACGTGAACTGGCGGAGAACGACCCACGCGTTGTCGCTCTGGTAATTCGTCAATGGATGAGTACTGAACTATGA
- the fliG gene encoding flagellar motor switch protein FliG encodes MTLTGTEKSAILLMTIGEDRAAEVFTHLSAKEVQHLSLAMANMRQVSHQQLVEILKEFEADAEQYAALSVNAGDYLRSVLVKALGEERASSLLEDILESRDTSSGMETLNFMEPQIAADLIRDEHPQIIATILVHLKRAQAADILALFDERLRHDVMLRIATFGGVQPSALAELTDVLNGLLDGQNLKRSKMGGVRTAAEIINLMKTQQEEAVIDAVREFDGELAQKIIDEMFLFENLVEVDDRSIQRLLQEVESESLLLALKGAEEPLREKFLRNMSQRAAEILRDDLTTRGPVRMSQVENEQKAILLIVRRLADSGEMIIGGGEDAYV; translated from the coding sequence ATGACCCTGACAGGAACAGAAAAAAGCGCCATCTTATTGATGACTATTGGCGAAGATCGTGCCGCCGAAGTGTTTACCCACCTTTCAGCCAAAGAGGTACAGCACCTCAGTTTGGCAATGGCCAACATGCGCCAGGTATCGCACCAGCAGTTGGTAGAGATACTTAAGGAATTTGAGGCTGATGCAGAGCAATACGCGGCGTTAAGTGTTAATGCTGGCGACTATCTTCGTTCCGTACTTGTCAAAGCCCTCGGTGAAGAACGAGCCTCTAGCCTGTTGGAAGATATTCTTGAAAGCCGCGACACCTCAAGTGGAATGGAAACACTCAACTTTATGGAACCGCAGATTGCCGCAGACCTCATTCGCGACGAACATCCACAGATCATCGCCACTATTTTGGTGCATCTGAAGCGGGCGCAAGCTGCCGATATCCTAGCCCTGTTTGACGAACGTCTGCGCCATGACGTCATGCTGCGTATCGCCACCTTCGGCGGCGTTCAGCCTTCCGCACTGGCAGAACTGACAGACGTTCTGAATGGCTTGTTGGATGGTCAAAACCTTAAACGCAGTAAGATGGGTGGTGTTCGTACTGCGGCCGAGATTATCAACCTGATGAAAACCCAGCAAGAAGAAGCGGTTATCGATGCAGTACGTGAATTCGATGGTGAACTCGCGCAGAAAATCATCGACGAAATGTTCCTGTTCGAAAATCTGGTGGAAGTGGACGATCGCAGTATTCAGCGTCTTCTACAGGAAGTCGAATCCGAATCTCTGCTGTTGGCACTGAAGGGCGCCGAAGAGCCTTTGCGCGAAAAATTCTTGCGCAATATGTCTCAACGTGCGGCGGAAATTCTTCGCGACGACCTCACTACTCGCGGTCCTGTACGTATGTCGCAGGTCGAAAACGAACAGAAAGCGATACTGCTTATCGTTCGTCGACTGGCAGACAGCGGCGAGATGATTATCGGTGGTGGCGAGGATGCTTATGTCTAA
- the fliH gene encoding flagellar assembly protein FliH codes for MSNAPKNLAWQPWQLNDLAEPASKSAPTYQVNDEPDVPEMEHFSEENILFSAENEMASLRESTMQQARETGFAQGHQQGYDAGYQEGLAKGQQQGLQNALQQQQPIIEQMQNMVTEFQQTLDTLDSVIPARLMQLALTAAKQILGQPPVCDGNALLGQIQQLIQQEPMFSGKTQLRVHPSDLERVEQYLGPTLSLHGWRLLADGQLHPGGCKVSAEEGDLDASLATRWHELCRLAAPGEL; via the coding sequence ATGTCTAACGCCCCCAAAAACCTGGCCTGGCAACCCTGGCAACTCAACGATCTGGCTGAGCCAGCATCAAAGTCCGCCCCAACCTATCAGGTCAATGATGAGCCTGATGTGCCTGAAATGGAGCATTTCAGTGAAGAGAATATCCTCTTTTCCGCAGAGAATGAGATGGCGTCTCTGCGCGAAAGCACAATGCAACAGGCCAGAGAAACAGGGTTTGCACAAGGTCATCAACAAGGGTATGACGCAGGTTATCAGGAAGGTTTAGCTAAAGGGCAACAGCAGGGTTTGCAAAATGCCTTACAGCAGCAGCAACCGATCATTGAACAAATGCAAAATATGGTCACTGAATTCCAACAGACGCTGGATACACTTGACAGTGTGATCCCTGCTCGCCTGATGCAACTCGCACTGACTGCAGCCAAACAGATTCTGGGGCAACCTCCGGTATGCGATGGTAATGCCCTGCTTGGCCAGATACAGCAGTTGATCCAACAAGAACCTATGTTTTCAGGTAAGACACAATTGCGCGTTCATCCTTCAGATTTAGAACGCGTTGAACAATATTTGGGTCCAACACTTAGCTTACATGGCTGGAGATTGCTGGCTGATGGTCAACTCCACCCTGGTGGCTGTAAGGTCAGTGCAGAAGAAGGCGATCTGGATGCCAGCCTAGCGACACGTTGGCACGAACTTTGCCGTTTGGCTGCACCGGGAGAGCTATGA